The Radiobacillus deserti genomic interval TTTTAGTGGACTTAAATCTGCCGTTCTAAATACACTTCATAACGCAAAGCAAAGAGGGGAAGAGCTGAAATCCGAGGATATTGCTGCCAGTTTTCAGGCTAGTGTCGTAGAAGTGTTAACGAAAAAGACGCTACAAGCAGCAAGGGAATTTCATGTCAAACAGGTTATTGTTGCTGGTGGAGTTGCAGCAAATAAAGGACTTAGATCCTCCTTGGAGGAAGTCTTCAAAGGGGAAGATGTAGAGCTCATGATTCCACCTCTACATCTTTGTACAGACAATGCTGCGATGATTGCAGCGGCAGGAAGTATAGCGTTTGACCAAGGGCACCGAGCAGGCTGGGATTTGAATGCAAATCCATCGTTAGATTTGGAGCTATATGGAAGCAGAAAATCTAAAGTGTAAATTAGTTATCCACACCAATTATTAATTGGTGTGGATATTTTAATATCGAATATTGTCATAAAAGGACGATTCATGTGGGTGAAATCTGTGGATAAATGCATTGAATCCTGTGGATTATGTGAGTAAGTATGTGGAAGATTGATTTGGCGGGGGTAAATCTGTGGATAGGATTGTGGAAACGTGAATAAGTCCTGAATAAGTGGATAGATATTGCCTGAAAATGTCGGATAACGCATCCACAGGCAATAAAATGGAGACTGGGACAAAAGTATAGTAAGCAATGAAAAAACGAACAATTCTCATTAGTGCCTATACTCCGCTCCGGAAATATACTACGCTTTCCGCGGGCGGCTGGTGAGCCTCCTCGTGCTGACGCACTGTGGGGTCTCACCGATGCCTTTCCTCCCGCTGGAGTCTACGTATATTTCCGGAGCTAGTATAGGCTGTTGTTCGGCTTTTCGACTTATCCTTTTCGTTATGTCCTAGCCCCTATACCTATCATTCTGTTTGTAATGCTTCCCATTCTTCCATTAACGCTTCCAGCTTCTGTTGAATGTCCGTATTCTCTTCCGTTAGCTCAAGCGCCTTCTCATGGTCTTGAAAGACATCTGGATTACATAAGAGTTCATCAATTTCCTCGGTCCGTGCTTCTAACTCTTCTATTTGCTGTTCGATCTCTTCTATTCTTCGTTGAATTTTACGCATTTCTTTTTTTAATGCTTTCTCTTGTTCAAACGTAGACTTCGCCGTTTGCGTTTCTTTTACAGGTGCGGCTTCTTGTTTTTCTAGTTCCATTAACTCGAACTCTTCCTGCTTCTTTTCTAAGTAATAATCATAATCCCCTAAGTACATCGTAGAAGAACCAGGCTGCATCTCTAATACTTGTGTGGCGATCTTATTGATAAAATACCGGTCGTGGGAAACGAAAAGAATCGTACCAGGAAAATCTACAAGTGCTGCCTCTAACACTTCTTTACTATCTAAATCTAGGTGGTTCGTAGGCTCATCTAGAATAAGAAGATTAGATTTTTCCATCATTAGCTTAGCTAATGCGAGCCGTGCCTTTTCCCCACCACTGAGTGAGGAAACGACTTTTAATACATCATCTCCACTAAACAGAAAGTTTCCGAGGATGGTCCGAATATCTTTTTCATTCCATAGCGGATAATCATCCCATAATTCTTGTAATACGGTTTTTTGGGGATGCAGCTGCGTTTGTTCCTGGTCATAGTAGCCAATTTGGACATTTGTTCCGATTTGAATCTGTCCGTAGGCAGGGGAAAGCTGTCCAATAATCGTTTTTAGTAATGTCGATTTTCCAACCCCATTTGGACCTACAAGTGCAATGCTGTCTCCTCTGGAAATATCAACGTGTAGATCGGAAAAAATAAAATCGTCTCCATCCTCATATCGGAAGGCGAGATCTCGTACTTTTAACACGTCATTTCCACTACGCTTTTCTACTTGGAACGAGAACCGTGCAGATGCTTCATCGCCATCTGGCCGATCCATGACATCCATTTTTTCTAGCTGCTTTCTTCGACTTTGGGCTCGCTTTGTCGTGGATGCGCGTACGATATTTTTTTGAATGAAGTCTTCCATTTTTTTAATTTCTGTTTGTTGCTTCTCGTAAAGCTTCCTATCTCGCTCATAGTTTTCCGCTTTTTGATCTAGATATTTAGAATAATTACCATGAAACTTTGTAGAATGATGGCGGGAAATCTCGTACACGACGTTCACGGTCTTATCTAAGAAGTAGCGGTCGTGGGATACGATGACCACAGCACCCGGATACCCGTTCAAATAGCCTTCTAACCAGGATAGGGTTTCGATATCTAGATGGTTTGTAGGCTCATCTAGGATGAGGATATCTGGCTTGGAAAGAAGCAGCTTTCCTAACGCAAGACGTGTTTTTTGACCACCACTTAGTTCATGAATCGGGGTATCTAAATCAAAGCCTTGGAAGCTGAGTCCATTAAGCACGGCCTTAATATCTGCTTCATACTGGTAGCCACCGTCCCGTTTAAAGGCATCCTGGCGTCGATCGTATTCCTCTAACAGGTTTTGATAGGCCGCTTGATTAGCCAGTAAGTCAGGATTGCCCATCTCTGCTTCCATCTGTCGCAACTTTTTTTCTTGTTCGATTAATGCTGTAAAGACGGATAGCATCTCTTTCCAGATCGTTTGATTGGATTCTAATCCAGTGTTTTGGGCAAGATATCCAAGACTGACTTGCTTCGGTCGAAAGATTTCCCCAGAATCATAGGATAGCTCCCCAGCCAATATCTTTAATAGCGTAGATTTTCCTGCACCATTACGTCCGACAATGGCGATTCGGTCCTTCGTTTGTACTTCTATTTTGATGTTGGAGAGAATCAACTCTGCTCCAAACCGTTTTGTTAATTGGTTCACTTGTAACAATATCATTTTGGTTTCACCTCAATGGCTTAAGTGTATCCTAATCGAAGGCGAACTAGCAACACACGTGTATGCTCTGGAAAAAGTTTGTATAAATAATCACACAATTTTAGAGAATATCTGATAGAATGAAACTAGAACATCGCATTATTGTTGCATCGACCACCGGAGGGATGGAAATGAACATGGAAAATAAAATACCACAAGCGACAGCGAAGCGCTTGCCATTATATTATCGATTTCTTAACAATTTACATCACCAAGGAAAGCTAAGAGTATCCTCCAAAGAATTAAGTGAAGCGGTAAAAGTAGATTCAGCTACGATTCGCAGAGACTTTTCTTATTTTGGTGCACTAGGGAAAAAAGGATATGGCTATAATGTGGAATACTTACTTGGCTTTTTCCGTAAAACATTAGACCAAGATGAAATGGCGAAAATCGCATTAATTGGAGTCGGAAATCTTGGAACCGCTTTTTTACATTATAATTTTACGAAAAACAACAATACAAAGATTGAAATGGCATTTGATGCAGATCCAGATAAAGTCGGAAAGGACATTGGAGGCGTACCGGTGTATCATATACAGGATCTAGAGGAGCGTCTAGGCGATACTAGTGTTGCGATTCTAACTGTCCCTCAATCCGAGGCACAACCAATAGCGGAGCGTTTAGTCGAAGCGGGGATTGACGGAATTCTTAACTTTACTCCTGCTCGCATCACGGTGCCAGAGCGAATTCGCGTGCATCATATTGACTTAGTTGTGGAACTACAATCGCTCGTTTATTTCTTAAAGCATTATCCGTTAGATGAGATGGAATAAAAGAAGCAGAGCTCTCCATTAAAAATGAGAGACTCTGCTTCTTTATTTTTTCTTCGCGCGTTTAATCGCGAGATGTAATAGGAAGAGGCGGATGGATATGACAACATAAGTGGTTGCAAAAAGCAATAGTAAGATCGTTGTAACATTCCAAATAGTATCCTCTACGAAAGTAATTGCTAAATACGTAAACAGTATCCCTATAAAAAAGTATAGAGACGCTGTAAACAATGGTGAGGTCCTCATGTATCCTTAGCCTCCAAAAATAATCATTTGTATTTTTTCAAATTGTTCAAGCATTTTTTCCATTTCTTCAGGGTCCATATTATATTGCGCAATCACGACAAATCCGTTCATCGCCATATGGGTAATAATCGGTACAATAATTCGTTTCGTCTGTACATATAGAAATGCGAAGACAAATCCCATGCTCATATACATAATGAGATGAAGCGGATCAGCGTGTACCAACGCAAACACAAGCGCGGATGCCACTCCTGCAATGATAAAATTCGTCTTTTGATAAATAGTACCGAAAATAATTTTCCGGAAAATAACTTCCTCTAATATAGGGGCGATAAAGACGACGATTAAAATAAAGATAGGAGCAGACCTAGTAATGTTCATGATGTCTTGCGTATTCTCAGATCCTGGTGGAATTTTTAAAAGGAACGTTTCAATAATAGCTGCGATGAATTGGGCAAAGTAAGCAAGAAAAATTCCTAGAATAGACCATAGAATAATGGTACCTACTCCGGCAGCTCCCCGTTCACTCCCTACATTCATATCCTCTCTTAATAGGAAAAGAGTAATAACTAGCGCAGCTAAGAAGCTAAAGACACTCCAGAATACACCTGCTGTAAATGGATCTAGGCCCATAGCCTTAATGATTGGAGCAACTAGTGCCCCAGATAGCTGCATGATAACGTACGTTAAGATGACATACCAATACCTTTTCGGCAAGATGCAACGACTCCTTTATTAAAAACATATCGAATTACTTCTCATTGTACGTATTTTAACATAGAAATAGACTAGGTATGAATCGAAAGCATTGCGGGTAAGATGGTATAGGTAAATTATGCAAAAAATTTAAAAGGAATCTCTTGCAAAATGAAATGGATTTATTTATTATAATAAATGTGTTAGCACTCTTATTAGGTGAGTGCTAATAATCAATCCATTTTAAAATATATTCAAATTAAGGAGGGTTTCTCACATGTTAAAACCACTAGGTGATCGTGTAGTAATCGAACTTGTTCAACAAGAGGAGAAAACATCAAGCGGTATCGTACTTCCAGACTCTGCAAAAGAAAAGCCACAAGAAGGTAAAGTAGTAGCAGTTGGATCTGGTCGCGTAACCGAGAATAACCAAAAGGTTGCTCTTGAAGTAGAAGAAGGAAACATTGTCATCTACTCCAAGTTCGCAGGTACAGAAGTGAAATACGAAGGCAAAGAATACTTAATTCTTCGTGAGAGCGATATTCTAGCTATTGTTGGTTAATAAACGAGGAACTTTTTTTACCATATCATAACGAAAACCTTTAAGGAGGCATTTACACATGGCTAAAGAAATCAAGTTTAGTGAAGAAGCACGTCGCGCGATGTTACGCGGTGTTGACACACTTGCTAATGCAGTTAAAGTAACACTTGGACCAAAAGGTCGTAACGTTGTTCTCGATAAAAAATACGGTTCTCCCCTTATCACAAATGATGGGGTAACCATTGCAAAAGAAATCGAACTAGAAGATCACTTCGAAAACATGGGTGCTCAACTAGTAGCAGAAGTAGCTTCTAAAACAAATGATGTTGCAGGGGACGGTACAACAACTGCAACAGTTCTAGCACAAGCTATGATTCGTGAAGGCTTGAAAAACGTAGCTTCTGGTGCAAACCCAGTCGGTGTACGTCGTGGTATTGAAAAAGCAGTAGAGGTTGCTGTAGAAGAATTAAAAGCAATCTCTAAACCTATCGAAAGCAAAGAATCTATCGCACAAGTTGCGGCTATTTCTTCTGCAGACGAAGAAGTAGGTCAACTCATTGCAGAAGCAATGGAACGAGTTGGTAACGATGGGGTTATCACAATCGAAGAATCTAAAGGCTTCAACACAGAGCTTGAAGTCGTAGAAGGGATGCAATTCGACCGTGGATATGCTTCTCCATACATGGTAACAGACCAAGATAAAATGGAAGCAGAGCTTGAAGATCCATACATCCTTATCACCGATAAGAAAATCTCTAACATTCAAGAAGTACTTCCAGTGTTAGAGCAAGTGGTTCAACAAGGTCGTCCACTTCTAATCATTGCAGAAGACGTAGAAGGCGAAGCACTTGCTACATTAGTAGTAAACAAACTTCGTGGTACATTCAATGCAGTAGCTGTTAAAGCTCCTGGATTCGGGGACCGTCGTAAAGCAATGCTAGAAGATATCGCAGTTCTTACTGGTGGTCAAGTGATCACAGAAGACCTAGGTCTAGAATTGAAAAACACTGGAATCGAGCAATTAGGTCGCGCTTCTAAAGTAGTAGTTACGAAAGAGTACACTACAATCGTAGAAGGTTCTGGAGATGCAGAGCAAATCGCGTCCCGTGTTGCACAAATCCGTGCACAATCAGAAGAAACAACTTCTGAATTCGATAAAGAAAAACTACAAGAGCGTCTTGCAAAACTTTCTGGTGGAGTAGCAGTAGTTAAGGTTGGTGCAGCTACAGAAACAGAATTGAAAGAGCGTAAACTACGTATCGAAGACGCATTAAACTCTACACGTGCTGCTGTACAAGAAGGTATCGTAGCTGGTGGTGGTACTGCACTAGTAAGCATCTACAACAAAGTAGCAGGATTATCACTAGAAGGTGACGAAGCTACAGGTGCAAGCATCGTCCTACGTGCGCTTGAAGAGCCAGTACGTCAAATCGCGCACAACGCTGGACTAGAAGGTTCTATCATCGTAGAACGTCTAAAAGGCGAAGCAGTAGGCGTTGGATTCAACGCAGCTACAGGCGAGTGGGTAAACATGGTTGAATCCGGAATCGTAGACCCAACGAAAGTAACACGTTCCGCATTACAAAACGCAGCTTCTGTAGCAGCTATGTTCTTAACTACAGAAGCAGTTGTTGCTGATTTACCTGAACCAGAAGGTAGTGCTTCTATGCCTGACATGGGTGGCATGGGCGGAATGGGCGGCATGATGTAATATGGGTTGAAAAACCTTGTTGGTTTAGTGTTTTTCAGTGATTATTATCGCTGATGCTCATGTTTTTGCTCATGTTTTGAGTGGATAAGGTATGTAATAGATCTATTAGTAAGTTTAATTACTTATTAATAGATCTATTTATATAAACTAACTTCTTTATATCAATATCTACAAAACAAGTGTTGATTAGACTAAGACTATTGGAAATAGGTTGTCTTATAGAACAAGATGTCAAGGACGTTTAATTTTATACAAAATCGTCGGGTTAAAATTATACAAAGCTGCCACTTTATTCGGTAGCTTTGTTTTTCATTCGAAAACTTTGTCCGTCAATAGAAAAGACTCTGGAATGGTGAAGCAACCGATCCAATATTGCTGTTGCAATAATTCCGTCTCCTAATACTTCTCCCCACTGGCTGAACGTCTTGTTCGACGTTAAAATGATGGAGCTATTTTCATACCTTCGGCTGATTACTTGAAATAGATAATCTACAAATAGAAACACATAACAGTTGCTTAAAGGACGAGATTGCCATTCTTCTAACTCAGGAAGGACCGCATCTGTAATGTCGGAAATCATTTCGTGGGAGACATAGAAGCCATAAATATCTTCTATGGTGGAAGAGATATCCCGTTGAGACATGCCTTTGGCGTACATAGAAATCACTTTATCCTCGATAGCTGAGACATCCTTTTTACGCTTTGGTATAAGTTGTGGTTCGTACGAACCATCTCGATCCCGTGGCACAGCAATATCTACTTCTCCAGCCGTTGTTTTCAGTGTTTTCTTGCCGTACCCGTTACGCCTGTTTGTTGTGTCTTTTTGATTCTTATCATTAGGCTCATAGCCTAAATGATGATTCATTTCACCCTTTAACATGGATTCAAACATGGGACCAAATATTTCTTTTAGGGCGTTTTGCATATCTTCTACTGACTTAGGTTGGTATTGCTCAATGATTTTTTCTGCTAATTCTACGGAGTTTGGATCTCTTTTGATTTTCCCCATCGAAATCACTCCTTTAGATATATGTTCATTTTACCAAAATAAAAAAACTGTG includes:
- a CDS encoding YdiK family protein, encoding MRTSPLFTASLYFFIGILFTYLAITFVEDTIWNVTTILLLLFATTYVVISIRLFLLHLAIKRAKKK
- a CDS encoding redox-sensing transcriptional repressor Rex, which gives rise to MNMENKIPQATAKRLPLYYRFLNNLHHQGKLRVSSKELSEAVKVDSATIRRDFSYFGALGKKGYGYNVEYLLGFFRKTLDQDEMAKIALIGVGNLGTAFLHYNFTKNNNTKIEMAFDADPDKVGKDIGGVPVYHIQDLEERLGDTSVAILTVPQSEAQPIAERLVEAGIDGILNFTPARITVPERIRVHHIDLVVELQSLVYFLKHYPLDEME
- a CDS encoding ATP-binding protein, coding for MSRRYENSSIILTSNKTFSQWGEVLGDGIIATAILDRLLHHSRVFSIDGQSFRMKNKATE
- the groL gene encoding chaperonin GroEL (60 kDa chaperone family; promotes refolding of misfolded polypeptides especially under stressful conditions; forms two stacked rings of heptamers to form a barrel-shaped 14mer; ends can be capped by GroES; misfolded proteins enter the barrel where they are refolded when GroES binds) codes for the protein MAKEIKFSEEARRAMLRGVDTLANAVKVTLGPKGRNVVLDKKYGSPLITNDGVTIAKEIELEDHFENMGAQLVAEVASKTNDVAGDGTTTATVLAQAMIREGLKNVASGANPVGVRRGIEKAVEVAVEELKAISKPIESKESIAQVAAISSADEEVGQLIAEAMERVGNDGVITIEESKGFNTELEVVEGMQFDRGYASPYMVTDQDKMEAELEDPYILITDKKISNIQEVLPVLEQVVQQGRPLLIIAEDVEGEALATLVVNKLRGTFNAVAVKAPGFGDRRKAMLEDIAVLTGGQVITEDLGLELKNTGIEQLGRASKVVVTKEYTTIVEGSGDAEQIASRVAQIRAQSEETTSEFDKEKLQERLAKLSGGVAVVKVGAATETELKERKLRIEDALNSTRAAVQEGIVAGGGTALVSIYNKVAGLSLEGDEATGASIVLRALEEPVRQIAHNAGLEGSIIVERLKGEAVGVGFNAATGEWVNMVESGIVDPTKVTRSALQNAASVAAMFLTTEAVVADLPEPEGSASMPDMGGMGGMGGMM
- a CDS encoding ABC-F family ATP-binding cassette domain-containing protein; this translates as MILLQVNQLTKRFGAELILSNIKIEVQTKDRIAIVGRNGAGKSTLLKILAGELSYDSGEIFRPKQVSLGYLAQNTGLESNQTIWKEMLSVFTALIEQEKKLRQMEAEMGNPDLLANQAAYQNLLEEYDRRQDAFKRDGGYQYEADIKAVLNGLSFQGFDLDTPIHELSGGQKTRLALGKLLLSKPDILILDEPTNHLDIETLSWLEGYLNGYPGAVVIVSHDRYFLDKTVNVVYEISRHHSTKFHGNYSKYLDQKAENYERDRKLYEKQQTEIKKMEDFIQKNIVRASTTKRAQSRRKQLEKMDVMDRPDGDEASARFSFQVEKRSGNDVLKVRDLAFRYEDGDDFIFSDLHVDISRGDSIALVGPNGVGKSTLLKTIIGQLSPAYGQIQIGTNVQIGYYDQEQTQLHPQKTVLQELWDDYPLWNEKDIRTILGNFLFSGDDVLKVVSSLSGGEKARLALAKLMMEKSNLLILDEPTNHLDLDSKEVLEAALVDFPGTILFVSHDRYFINKIATQVLEMQPGSSTMYLGDYDYYLEKKQEEFELMELEKQEAAPVKETQTAKSTFEQEKALKKEMRKIQRRIEEIEQQIEELEARTEEIDELLCNPDVFQDHEKALELTEENTDIQQKLEALMEEWEALQTE
- the groES gene encoding co-chaperone GroES produces the protein MLKPLGDRVVIELVQQEEKTSSGIVLPDSAKEKPQEGKVVAVGSGRVTENNQKVALEVEEGNIVIYSKFAGTEVKYEGKEYLILRESDILAIVG
- a CDS encoding CPBP family intramembrane glutamic endopeptidase, with product MPKRYWYVILTYVIMQLSGALVAPIIKAMGLDPFTAGVFWSVFSFLAALVITLFLLREDMNVGSERGAAGVGTIILWSILGIFLAYFAQFIAAIIETFLLKIPPGSENTQDIMNITRSAPIFILIVVFIAPILEEVIFRKIIFGTIYQKTNFIIAGVASALVFALVHADPLHLIMYMSMGFVFAFLYVQTKRIIVPIITHMAMNGFVVIAQYNMDPEEMEKMLEQFEKIQMIIFGG